The following are encoded together in the Bos taurus isolate L1 Dominette 01449 registration number 42190680 breed Hereford chromosome 10, ARS-UCD2.0, whole genome shotgun sequence genome:
- the OR4F68 gene encoding olfactory receptor 4F3/4F16/4F29, protein MKLMDGGNRSVVSEFLLQGLTSSWEVQILLFLLFILFYIASMLGNLLIVLTILSDHHLHSPMYFLLANLSFIDTGVSSIATPKMISDLFRRHKVISLRGCITQMFFIHTVGGAEMVLLTVMAYDRYVAICKPLHYPTIMSLRMCTSLLAVAWTIGLIHSVTQLAFVVNLPFCGPNEMDSFYCDFPRFIKLACTDTYRLEFLVTANSGFISMGTFFILIVSYIFVLVTVRKHSSGGSSKALSTLSAHITVVVFFFGPCIIVYVWPFPTLPIDKFLAIFDALITPFMNPIIYTLRNKEMKMAMRRLFGKVLSFKKSFFMHNSRNSD, encoded by the coding sequence ATGAAGTTGATGGATGGAGGaaatcgctcagtggtgtctgaatTTTTGCTGCAGGGACTCACCAGTTCTTGGGAGGTCcagattcttctttttctattgttcatattattttatatagcGAGTATGTTGGGAAACCTTCTCATTGTGCTCACAATTCTCTCAGACCACCATTTACATTCCCCCATGTACTTTTTGTTGGCAAATCTCTCCTTCATTGACACAGGTGTTTCCAGCATTGCAACCCCAAAGATGATTTCTGACCTTTTCAGAAGACACAAAGTCATCTCCTTGAGAGGCTGCATCACTCAGATGTTCTTTATTCACACTGTTGGGGGTGCAGAGATGGTGCTGCTCACAGTCATGGCCTATGACCGGTACGTTGCCATCTGTAAGCCGCTCCACTACCCGACCATCATGAGCCTAAGAATGTGCACTTCTCTTCTGGCTGTTGCTTGGACCATTGGACTCATCCACTCTGTGACCCAGCTGGCTTTTGTTGTCAACTTACCCTTTTGTGGCCCCAATGAAATGGATAGCTTTTACTGTGATTTTCCTCGGTTCATCAAGCTTGCATGTACAGACACGTATAGATTGGAGTTTCTGGTCACTGCCAACAGTGGTTTCATCTCCATGGGCACCTTCTTTATCCTGATTGTGTCTTACATCTTTGTCCTGGTCACGGTTCGCAAACACTCTTCAGGTGGTTCATCCAAGGCCCTTTCTACCCTCTCAGCTCACATCACTGTGGTAGTTTTTTTCTTTGGCCCTTGCATTATTGTCTATGTGTGGCCATTCCCTACCTTACCCATAGATAAATTTTTAGCCATCTTTGATGCTCTTATTACTCCTTTTATGAATCCTATTATCTACACACTTAGAAATAAGGAGATGAAGATGGCAATGAGGAGACTGTTTGGTAAGGTTTTAAGTTTTAAGAAGAGTTTTTTCATGCACAATTCAAGAAATTCAGATTGA